Proteins encoded together in one Hemiscyllium ocellatum isolate sHemOce1 chromosome 31, sHemOce1.pat.X.cur, whole genome shotgun sequence window:
- the LOC132830236 gene encoding armadillo repeat-containing protein 10-like, with amino-acid sequence MVELFDESCRKKLIGILTGAGAVYLLYRAIRSGLVTPQEDDEDLLIDKSGNSTLDSIGAVGDHLVSSNSASSNSVKMNLQDLKTVLTILHESKDPVIRGTILTSMYRIPGFSNSQELFRSEGGISIIAESLDDPLNYIKSSAVTVFNFLSNDPVNRDLLVKYIPQVLKLTTSTFQEFEQLPCLRFLTKMSHSHQNHLMLKHAIPDFFLLLQTGSSSIKFQVLQILINFSTNLELTFDMFNVQIEASFLFLFNYFQRQDILNDLLLLISNLNEIRRSLPYRSNNHVYCKDSLFVLLFGPNSQFSSRLIYLMASPDDRIKLQAARIVTNLG; translated from the coding sequence ATGGTGGAACTCTTCGATGAGTCATGCAGGAAGAAGTTAATAGGGATTCTAACAGGTGCTGGCGCTGTGTATTTACTGTACCGAGCAATTCGGTCAGGACTAGTCACTCCACAGGAGGACGATGAAGACCTACTCATTGATAAGAGTGGCAACAGTACCTTGGACAGTATTGGTGCTGTGGGAGACCATTTAGTTTCATCAAATTCTGCTTCGTCAAACTCTGTCAAGATGAATCTTCAGGATCTGAAGACAGTTCTGACTATTCTTCATGAAAGTAAAGATCCTGTCATTAGAGGGACAATCCTAACTAGCATGTACCGCATTCCTGGTTTTTCAAACAGCCAGGAGCTATTCCGTTCCGAAGGTGGAATTTCCATCATTGCAGAGTCACTGGATGATCCTCTCAATTACATCAAGTCTAGCGCTGTGACGGTTTTCAATTTCCTCAGTAATGATCCGGTAAACCGTGATCTGCTAGTGAAATATATCCCTCAGGTTCTGAAATTAACCACGTCAACATTTCAAGAATTTGAACAGTTGCCTTGTCTGAGGTTTCTCACCAAGATGTCCCACAGCCACCAGAACCATCTCATGCTGAAACATGCCATCCCAGACTTCTTCCTCCTGCTGCAAACAGGGTCATCCAGTATCAAGTTCCAAGTGCTGCAgatcctcatcaacttttccaccAACCTGGAGCTGACGTTTGACATGTTCAACGTGCAGATTGAAGCATCTTTCCTTTTCCTATTCAACTATTTCCAGCGTCAGGACATTCTCAATGATCTCCTCTTATTAATAAGCAATCTGAACGAGATCAGGAGAAGTCTCCCCTACAGATCAAACAATCACGTCTATTGCAAGGACTCACTGTTTGTCCTGTTGTTTGGTCCCAACTCTCAGTTCTCAAGCAGGCTTATCTATTTAATGGCTTCCCCAGATGACAGAATTAAGCTGCAGGCTGCCCGGATAGTCACAAACTTAGGGTGA